The following DNA comes from Odocoileus virginianus isolate 20LAN1187 ecotype Illinois chromosome 34, Ovbor_1.2, whole genome shotgun sequence.
AGTGTCAGAATTGCAGTATTCTGTAACACTCACTGAGTTCAGCTTCCTATGCTTGATTTCCTCACTTGTCACAAATGAGTGAAATCAAGGAACTTCAGAATCTCCTAtgttccatcatttcatgtccATAAAATCACTAAAAATCCAAGACTGTCAAATGATTCACTTGTCATTCTAAAGAAAGTTAAATTAAAATCCCTTaagacaggattttttttaagttacacagtaatttttccccctttataGTCATATTGGACATTGAGTGAAGATTGTAAACCACAAaaatcctgtttttgttttagtctAAAAGATATAGATACTGTATCCAGCTGATTCTTAGGTAAGAATCACTATCTTAAAAAATTCCCATGTTGaatacaaaatacataaatatataactatttggaaaaatattatttttgtgtatgagacaaaaaaaaaaaggaaatctgtttTACATTGTGATGTCCAACTTGTGTGTGCACATTTCAGCTTGGAAACTCACTAGGCATTTGGGCCATGTCCTCAAAATTCTGTTTTGCCTATTTGTAATTtcccttcaataaaaaaacaagaaaagaaagaaacaaaaacagaagcacCCTACTCAGGAATCCGAGAACGCCTTTATGATGGACTCGTAGGCAGGTGGGGGTGGTGTTGAAACGCCAATCCGAAGATTGTTGTTGGACCAGTGGGAATCCGGCCGGCCCAGGCTGTGGGAAGTGTTGATGGTGGAGGAGGTGGTGGATGAAGGGAAAGTCACCAGCTGACTCTCAGTTTCCACAGGAAGTGGTGGGCATTGCAGAAAGGGGTGGAAAGTTGAGCCCCTGAAGCTTGATTTTCTTGGAAAGGAATTGGCTTGTTCCAGGGAAGCTTGTCGCTGGAAAGTGAGGCTCGCCAGGCTGAGGTTGCTTCGACGTTCACAGCCACTGTGGCGGTAAAATCCATTTCTGTTGAGGCCATGGGTATATGAAGATCTGGGTCGCCGGCTTGAACTCCACTGCGAGATGGGGGCGCTGGCCCTTCTTCGAGACAAACAGACAGACAAAGCCCAAATAAATCCTCCGATTACAAGTACCGTTGCCACGGATACCGTGAAGGACATTATCACATCctctgaaacaaagaaaacaaataggcAATATGATTTATAGATAGGTGTTCAACTAAATATACAGGCAAAATGCAAATGAGGACTATGGAATATCTGATTAACTTAGATTTTGAATTTGGGAGATAAAAGATGGTGTTGGGTGGgtataaataaatgaagctgTTAGGCTTCCatttatcaaagaaaaacaataaaggatGTAAAATGAGATCTTTTTAGTTGTAACATTCCACATTGTTTACaatattttcttatctttaagaaattaataatttaaaagtctCATGTTTTGAAAAAAGGCTCTTCTTTATTTAGCTCATAAATTTTTATAGTTGCAAATATAATCCAAAGATTACTTCCTTTTGAATTACAGTAGTAACCAATGTGCCAAAAATCGATAAAGAATTTCATAGTCACATCGGCTTTGCCTTTTCCTCTGTCCGCTTTCCAATCCCCACCAGTGTCTCCCACCCTGCAGGTGGCATGATGCCTCATTTCCTGTTCTTATTCTGAGACAGGAAGTGCTGTGCTGGAGCCATCTGGCTGACTGATTTATGTCATATTTCCAGAACTCCTGGACCGTCACCTTTATCTTTGACTCGTTGATGACATGAGCTGTACAGACTGCTGAGCTCTTTCTTGGTCCCCAAGGCTGCTTCATGCTATTATCATGCCCTTGTGATCATGAAATTCCTGTCCCCAAACCTCCATAGAATCTCTGCTATATACCAGTATCCTCCAGTTCACAGAATTTGTCCAGATTTCCTGTTGTAAGGAGGGAAAAATGCCTTTCGCAAATACCTTCTTGCTTCTTTTTGTGAACTAAAATATATTCTCGAATGAAACTGGTTAGCAGAGCCCTGCATTGACTGGAAAGACATGCTGGATATTAGAAGGTCCCTCCACCCTTatcacccaccacacacacccccccccctcTTTACCCCATGATCTAACCCATAAACCATATTGATTTTCACACTATCCAGAAATCTGTTGTTCTCACTCAAATTCCACACATTTCAGTATATTTTCCCCCAATACCTGGATAtacttttagaattttctatttggaaaactcagtatgCACTGAATTTTAAATACAGTCAACCCACCAACTGAGTATGGTTCATGAAAAAAGACCAGCAGAAAATCCATCAAGCTGATCCCAGCCTAAGTTGCCCACCCACAGAATTGTGAGCTAAGTAAATGGGGTGGATTGTTAACACTGCAAAAGTTAACTGATTCAGGGTTCCAAACTCAGCTCTATTCCTaatgtgatttttataaaaatgtatttagactcacttattttattactttcttcaAATGAAGGAGTTAGATTTTATGATAACAAAATTTCTCTCCAGTTTGTTAATATAGTCTATGACAGTATGCCCCAAACCTATAATAtagaaataacaaaacaaaccAGTATTAATAGATAAAAAAGATATTCATTGTTCCTTAATTTTTGGATCTATTTTAGCACCCTTCTACCTTATATTGTTATGTTTTTCTCCTGTGGAAAGACCATATTTGTTATGTCGAATGTTTACAGTTATCATAAATGCTTGTATCAAATCTCTAGAACAACTCTTTATGTCAAATCTAAGCAATGCATTCTTTATAACAGGAAGATGACTTCTGAAATACAAGATGATTTATGACAGTTCTTCTAGACCCAGGATTGTTCTTCAAAATTGTCTCTCATCTAATATTGAGTCATGGCCTTAAAGTGAAATCTCTTGAGACTGGAGTTTCATAGAGTTAGGCTTTATCTGGAAAAAGCAATAAGCCCATTCAGAACCTAAAATTAGCCTTATTGATAATACAGTAAAATTCCAAGTTAACTTGTAACTATCAGTGCCCCCAAATATTTAGATCTTAAAAAGGGAATTATAGAAAATCTGGGCTGCCAACGCAAAGAGACCATGTAAATCAggattttcctaattttcttctgaaaaacaaTAGAGAACAACAAGATgaccaaataaaaatatacaaaaccaTGCTTTCAGCATAATTAGAAGACAACAAATATCCAAGCGtcaatttatctaaaaagtaaaTGATGGAAAACAGAAATCAAGAAATTATCTCCCATACTTCCACCacgttgtcatggagaagaaggGCAATTCTGGAgatactataaaaaataaaatgaaaaggtattTTGGTACATGAGCATGCTGACCAGGAAAGGGACTTGTAAGTGAACATAGGAATGGGAAGTGGCAGTCTTGGAAAGTATCCTTCCTGTGAGGAAGAATCCTATCACAGAAGGATCACACATTTTATGATTCTACTcccatgaaatgtccagaagacaCAAACTACATAGAGAGCAGATTGGTGATGGTCTAGGGCAAAGGGGGCGAAGTAGAAGGGAATCGGGGGGACCTCTAGTGGGGTTTGAAGGACAGAAGTgaaagttgatcagttgtgtctgactctttgcaaccccatataatccatggaattctctaggccagaattctggagtgggtagcctttcccttctccaggggatcttcccaacccagggatcgaacccaggtctcccacgttgcaggcgtattctttaccagttgagccacaagggaagcccaagaatactggagtgggtagcctatcccttctccagcagggaagcccctctttgaAGGACAAAATGTTCTTAAATCAGATGCTGGTGGTGGTCACACAACTCCTATAACAAAACCATTTAATTGTGTGCTTTACGTGGGGGAACTATATGGTCTgtgaaatatatctcaataatacagttgtttaaaaaaagaaagaaaaagataggtGCTTTTTGGAAATCACACAATGAAGCAGGAAAGAGGCAAGACTGAGGGGAAACTTGAGGATccttcaaaacaaaagaaaacttaaaacaaaGGACATGCAATTCCTCCCAACTCCActctctaaaaattaaaatcaaccaGTAAAAAGCAACCAAACACAcatgcagacagacacacacatacacacaaacacacacacacaccacacagtcAGCCAGTAAAAACACCATGTTTTGCTACCCTGAGAAAAGGATGAACCTGGAATGACTCCCAGGTTCTGGATTAGGCAAGTGAGGGTGCACAGGTGCTTACTAGTATCGTTTGTCCAAACAGGGAAGTAACATGAGACTGTATAATTGGGGCTGAGCCTCATATTAGCCTCATGTTGAATTTGCATGTTCCTGGGGTGTATACTAGGAATTCAGGGTTAAATAAATACAGAGTTTAAAGAGATGCAAAATTGGGAATCTTCATTGCTGCTAGAGAGTTCAACTATCCAAGGAACGCACTTCTACTAAAAGAAAGGAATGTGTTTATAGGAGTGAGTTGAGAATAAACTTCCAGGAAAACCAGAATTTAACAGGTGGTGGAGGTCAACCCCAGGGAAATACAGAAGGGCTAATTAGGGTGGTCCACAGAGACAAGGAAGATTACTAGCCCTGAATCAAAGTGAGAAGAGGATTTTAGAGAGAAGTGATTAGCAACCAGGTGCCCCAGAGAAATTTATCAATTCATTTGTTAGTGTATAAAGCACCCACTAGATACCAAGTACTGCTAAGTACAGAGACAGCAGGGAAGAAAATAATCTGTAGAGACGTTAACATTCTAGAAGACTTAAAGTAAGAAAAATGCCCTTTAGATGCGGCAGTGAGTGGATAAGTGGCCACTTTATGCACAGTAGATTGCGGGTCAGATGATGGAAGGCCCTGAATACTTCCACAAGAAGTTCAACCTCTTCCCTGTGGGCAAAGAAGAGGCTTGAGCAGTTACCCATAGGAAAGATAAAGATGGAGCTGGTGTTGATATCTGCGGTAGACTGAAAACAGAGaagcagggaggagagagaaacagtGATTGAAGCATGCAGTAATAATGGCTTAATCTGGGAGGTTGTAGTAAGAATAGGAAAGAATCCAATTATGGGAGTCTCAcagtgaaaagaaagtaaaaattattccATAGTGTCACATCATCTAATGTCCTAGAGATAAGACATTGAGGAGCATAATGGTgataaactgaggcttagaagcTCTCGTTCCTAAAACCTaaataataatgttattttaTAGTAGTAATTTGATAATCAGatcaaattttaatgttttagaaattCTAGCATCTGCTTACTTTATATTTGCTTGCCTTTGCCATTTTATGCAACAGTAGCTTATCAGAGAATAGATTTActagataaaattttaattcatattatAATCATTACATTTTTCCTTGAAGTTTTGTGCTGTTTATAACAGCTATCTAAATTCTGGATTtcactgaaaaatgttttaattgccCTTATAAGAGAACTATGTAAAAATCATAAACTACTCAAATACTTCATAAAACCCAGTCTTTTGTCTTCTTCCAAAGAAGTATGTGAATCCAGAAATTTTACTAAATTTGGTTCTTCTGTCAAGGAAAATACCTAATTTTACTATATTTCAGTTAGGTTTAGCAATCTCTGTTTTTTGTGAGGTGTATTGCACATAATTTGAATAATTTATCATGCATTATTAAGTGGTCAGTTGTCTCTGGAAGAGTTTATGCATTAAGTAGTTTATGCTCCAGAGGATCCGTAAGTTGATTACCATGATAAACACTTTAATCAAAGAATATGAATAAAGTCACTCAGAAATTCTGTCTTCCTATTTAGAATAGATGAATGAGAGATATATTATGATTCATTTTCATGTTATTGTGTCTTTGAATAGAAAACTGATGCATTAAGTTGAGACTTAGTTGGTAAACTGTAAGCTCATTCTAAATTTGAACTCCTATCATTCTAAGCTAGAAAGGTTTCACTAAAACTAAGATTAAGAAAATTTTGATGTTGGAATGAATACAGCTTACAAAATGCAaccctatttttatttcattattttggtaaatagtaatatgcatttttaatttgattaatttaaTATAGGGTCTCAGTCACTATTTTAAGTATATTGCATCCCTTAATTGTCAAACAACCCCTATTAGGGAAAAGCTCTTTATCTTTGGTATGTTGTAAGAAAATAttaatctgaaattaaaaatttgaaatgcaTAAAATTGTATTGATTTAATACCAGATTTGGTAGCCAGTTACAGATAGAAATACTTGAGGGAAATGTGGTAAAGCAGTGTTATGTATTCTGCAATTACATTTCTGAATCAACAACCTCCACTGGAGAATTttaaatatcaacaacttcagatatagAATCACAGATATAATGTTTCAACTAAAACAAACTCTTAAAAATGCCTCAGCTCAAACTCTGAGTTTTTTATGTTGAAACAGAGtcatgcttttgactgtggtgctgaagaagactcttgagagtcccttggacagcaaggagatcaaaccagtcaatcctaaaggaaatcaaccctgaatattcattggcaggactggcgctgaagctgaagctccaacacattggccacctgacatgaacagccaactcactggaaaagaccctgatgctgggaaagattgaggacaggagaagggagtgacagaggatgagatggttggatggcatcactgactcaatggacatgattttgagcaaactctgggagatggtgaaggacagggaagcctggcatgctgcagttcatgaggttgcaaagagtcagacgtgacttagcaactgaacaagaggaTTTATGCtataggtgtgtgtgtctgttagttgctcagttgtgtctgactttgcgatcccatggactatagcccaccagactcgtctgtccatgggcttctccaggcaagaatactggagtgggttgccatctcctccttcaggggatcttcccaacccagggatcaaacccaggtctcccacattgcaggcagattctttcccatctgagccatccactgcatataagtaaaatatttaattcattttaataattgaaTATTAACAACTAGCACCAGTCAGGGTGCTGTTGCTTTCACTCAGGTAtgacataaaatgagaaaataaacactgaagtctgcaaagtattgggttggccaaaaagttcatctgagtttttctgtaagaaattATAGAAAACCCAAGCAAACTTTTTGACCAAGCATGCTCTTGTATATAAACCTGTGTATAAACCTTTGTAACCACTAGAGGCTGATGGAGGATTCTGAATATCTCAGTACATAAGCATGTATAATAGATGAGATTAAAGAGACATACTTACTTTATTTCAACTAAATGGAGCTAAAATCTTAAAATCCCATAAAAGCATTTAAGGTTTATAAGAGTTCTTGTATATATACCCTCTGAGCCCTTCCACCACAGCCTATTCAGACAATGTGTTCTAAAAGATTAATCTATAGCCGAAATTAGCATAAACTtcatttcaagaaaaaattagaaacttttaaaatgtaaaatcaagGGGAAACAATTTTACTTCAAGTAAAAATTATAATGCAACTAAAAAGATCAAATGATTGCTTTAAAAATGACAGATGtccctttaaaggaaaaaaggaacaaactctAACATTAGTAAGGCATGGCATATAACTCAAGTGTTATCCTATTTTATAACTTATGTCTATATATCTACCAAGGGGCTGATACACTGGTCCTCAGTGAACGACAGCTATTATTACTAATGGTTGTATGGCTTTTCTGTGTCATTTGATATTTCCTAGCCTAATGATAATGGTCACTATAGTGCCTTCCAATTCTAAGATTCTAATATCGAATCTGGTTTTCAATAAATCTAATCCATGCCTAAAATTCTGGCCACTAGTACCAAAATTTAGTAAACGTCACCACCTAGTGGCCTTGAGTTGAATCGTTCTAATATCTGAAAAGTGATTTTATCTTTGACAATAGAACATTGATCAATTCACAAAATCCTTtgcaattttaaaagtcattaaacTTAGTTACTACTGAAGTAAACTGTGCTGGTCTTACCCTAGAGAACATAGCAGGATGGTTCAAACGACAAGATTTAGGCAAAAATTGTTTTTAGGAATAATTACATTTAAGTTTCAGAAATCTTGATTACAATAATTTAAACAAGAGCAAGCATTTCCTATGCATATCTCATCTCCCAGAAAGTCCTATTGGGTCTATTGTCAGAACGTATCCAGAATTCAGCTTCTCATTATCTACTCTGCTACCTTCCTGATCCAAGTCACCATCATCTGTGACTTGGACTATTACTATAACCTTCTCTCTGGTTCCTGCATCTCTCCTTGCTCATTCTCAGTACAGTAGCCAGCATGAGCCTTCTAAAGTGTTAGTCAAATCACATCACTCTTTTGTTCTAAACCATTCATTTCTCCCAAGAATAATAAAACGTAAAGTCTCCCAAATCGCCTTGAGGTTCCACCTCTATCTGTTCCCTGTTAACTGTGCCCTCACTATCCTTCCCCTGGCTCATTCGTCTCCATCCACGCTGCCCTCTTTGCCATTCCTTAAACACAGCATCTGTACTTCTGACTTAGAGCCTAGTGTGAACTATAACCTGTTCCTGAAACTCTACGCAGCTGTTGACACGGGTGACTTCCGGTCTTCACTCACATGTCACCTTCTCATTGAGGGCCACCCTGACCACCTCATTTAAGGGTCATCCTGTCCCACCTCTGATGCCTAACTGCCCctgttggttttccttttttctttctagattaCTAGAAACTAGACTAACTGGATTGtgagacaaatgaaaaatctGGGAGATTTGGAAATAGTTTTGATCAAAAGAATAAGACATAAGTCATACTATGAATATAATTATTCAACAGTACTGTTTGAGTAGAAGGTAAGTTAAACTATGTTCAGAAGGAACAGGGTAGACCATCACTTTCTGTGTGTGATAAACCAACTGTATCAAACCACTGGGACCAATGATAAAATACAGATCAAAACAATATGTTTTTTAATCTGGGTATAGTCATTAgggtcttcccagatggcgctagtgatgaagaacccacctgccaatgcaggtagacatgagagacacaagctcagtccctggatcgggaagataccctggaggagggcttggcaacccacttcagtattgttgcctggataatcccatggacagaggagcctagcgggctacagtgaCATGGCTTTAGCAATTTAACGCATAGTCTTTAGAGACTTATCCAAACTGCTAACTTGAGGGagcaaattttaagagaaaagaaaatccctTATCACAATAATCTATAAAGAGAGGCAAAAAGTCTGAGTAGAATTCTGTGAAATCTCAGTAGGTTTAGAA
Coding sequences within:
- the MYCT1 gene encoding LOW QUALITY PROTEIN: myc target protein 1 (The sequence of the model RefSeq protein was modified relative to this genomic sequence to represent the inferred CDS: inserted 2 bases in 1 codon), with the protein product MQTQVYERLCENYFSPAELQRHRLKVLLDTLGFLXSLLFFVDIMANNTTSLGSPWPENFWEDVIMSFTVSVATVLVIGGFIWALSVCLSRRRASAPISQWSSSRRPRSSYTHGLNRNGFYRHSGCERRSNLSLASLTFQRQASLEQANSFPRKSSFRGSTFHPFLQCPPLPVETESQLVTFPSSTTSSTINTSHSLGRPDSHWSNNNLRIGVSTPPPPAYESIIKAFSDS